One stretch of Spiroplasma mirum ATCC 29335 DNA includes these proteins:
- a CDS encoding SLC41A family transporter produces the protein MQSLKISSRILIIIGAILSTIIFGVVIIIAKDATAQGIKVPGKIIFDDLVSVVRAIEGDNSSAVAKMIANQTAVGEVLIAITFGISLLYLIPVLIPQNNSFKIFGYFLAFVVGLASLALTIVAIYLATVTPTTIGEKYRYGLKFQPLEILLLIGPFLLTIGAIIGLKYSLAVMKNSQLSEDDCNRQRAINLAAGRIGAGGTVPQKQFVQANEIKPSALPPVNQAPSVNNDLKLKMAQLKQRMASAQKIANENSINNSRWVSATRKNETKKEIRVGSEGQYLRTLRDGEVLDESSKGVDIANLAELVQKGDVIKHHESYHYQSPNQVNKVQTKTSLFIPKSKQSAHIDTRTLEQKIGGPYIKGTVGGRSNPNAKVDHSYDGKVFLGDIDKIWKAGKKYREDITVKKPQHNEFNNQNPLVNNYPPHNNNDEHNN, from the coding sequence ATGCAGAGTTTAAAAATATCATCAAGAATTTTAATTATTATTGGGGCGATTTTATCAACAATAATTTTTGGGGTGGTAATTATTATTGCCAAAGATGCCACCGCCCAAGGGATTAAAGTTCCGGGAAAAATAATTTTTGACGATCTTGTGAGTGTTGTACGCGCTATTGAGGGAGATAACAGTAGTGCTGTCGCAAAAATGATTGCCAATCAAACCGCTGTTGGAGAAGTTTTAATTGCAATTACTTTTGGAATTTCCTTATTATACTTAATTCCAGTGCTAATTCCCCAAAATAATAGTTTTAAAATTTTTGGTTACTTTTTAGCGTTTGTTGTTGGACTTGCTTCATTAGCCTTAACAATTGTGGCAATTTATTTAGCCACAGTAACACCAACTACAATTGGCGAAAAATATCGTTATGGTTTAAAATTTCAACCACTAGAAATCTTACTTTTAATTGGTCCATTCTTATTAACAATTGGGGCCATTATTGGTTTAAAATATAGTCTTGCGGTAATGAAAAATTCACAATTATCTGAAGATGATTGTAACCGTCAACGTGCTATTAACCTAGCTGCCGGACGGATTGGAGCTGGCGGGACAGTTCCCCAAAAACAATTTGTCCAAGCAAATGAAATTAAACCTAGTGCGCTTCCCCCAGTTAATCAAGCGCCAAGCGTTAATAATGATTTAAAATTAAAAATGGCCCAATTAAAACAACGCATGGCAAGCGCCCAAAAAATTGCTAATGAAAATAGTATTAATAATAGTCGCTGAGTTAGTGCCACAAGAAAAAATGAAACAAAAAAAGAAATTCGGGTGGGCTCTGAAGGACAATATTTGCGTACCCTACGTGATGGGGAAGTTTTGGATGAATCATCAAAAGGAGTTGACATCGCTAACCTCGCTGAGTTAGTTCAAAAAGGTGATGTTATTAAACACCATGAATCATATCATTACCAATCTCCGAACCAAGTTAATAAAGTGCAAACCAAAACTTCGTTATTTATTCCTAAATCAAAACAAAGTGCCCATATTGATACGAGAACACTTGAACAAAAAATTGGGGGTCCTTATATCAAAGGGACTGTTGGTGGTCGTTCGAATCCAAATGCCAAGGTTGATCATTCTTATGATGGGAAAGTATTTTTAGGAGATATTGATAAAATCTGAAAAGCGGGGAAAAAATATCGTGAAGATATTACAGTAAAAAAACCGCAACATAATGAGTTTAATAACCAAAACCCGCTGGTTAATAACTATCCACCCCACAATAACAATGACGAGCACAATAATTAA
- the nrdF gene encoding class 1b ribonucleoside-diphosphate reductase subunit beta — MAAQKNKYYQASLSPLEYAQANFQGKMRSVNWNVINDDKDLEVWTRITQNFWLPEKIPVSNDLTSWRTLNPEWQQLITRTFTGLTLLDTIQATVGDVAQIPNSLTDHEQVIYTNFAFMVAVHARSYGTIFSTLCLSEQIEEAHEWVINTKSLQERAQALIPYYVGDDPLKSKVAAALMPGFLLYGGFYLPFYLSARGKLPNTSDIIRLILRDKVIHNYYSGYKYQQKVAKLPPAQQEEMKQFVFDLLNELIILEKKYLHELYEGFGLAEDAIRFSLYNAGKFLQNLGYESPFSEEETRIAPEIFTQLSARADENHDFFSGNGSSYVMGITEETEDEDWEF; from the coding sequence ATGGCAGCACAAAAAAATAAATATTATCAAGCATCACTTTCACCCCTTGAATATGCCCAAGCTAATTTTCAGGGGAAAATGCGGTCAGTTAACTGAAATGTCATTAATGATGATAAAGATTTAGAAGTATGAACCAGAATTACCCAAAATTTTTGGTTACCAGAAAAAATCCCAGTTTCTAATGATTTAACATCATGACGTACTTTAAATCCGGAATGACAACAATTAATTACCCGCACATTTACTGGTTTAACATTATTAGATACAATCCAAGCAACGGTTGGGGATGTTGCCCAAATTCCTAACTCATTGACCGACCATGAACAAGTTATTTATACAAACTTTGCTTTTATGGTTGCTGTTCATGCGCGATCATATGGAACTATTTTTTCAACTTTATGTTTAAGTGAGCAAATTGAAGAAGCCCATGAATGAGTTATCAACACAAAAAGTTTACAAGAACGTGCCCAAGCGTTAATTCCATATTATGTTGGTGATGATCCGTTAAAATCAAAAGTTGCGGCTGCTTTAATGCCAGGATTTTTACTATATGGAGGATTTTATTTACCATTTTATTTATCGGCCCGTGGTAAGCTCCCAAATACTTCGGATATTATCCGATTAATTTTAAGAGACAAAGTTATTCATAACTATTATAGTGGTTATAAATACCAACAAAAAGTTGCTAAATTACCCCCAGCTCAGCAGGAAGAAATGAAACAATTTGTTTTTGATTTACTAAATGAGTTAATTATTTTAGAAAAAAAATATTTACATGAACTTTATGAAGGTTTTGGGTTAGCTGAAGATGCAATTCGCTTTAGTTTATATAATGCTGGGAAGTTTTTACAAAATTTAGGTTATGAATCACCTTTTAGTGAGGAAGAAACTAGAATTGCCCCCGAGATTTTCACTCAGTTATCAGCCCGCGCAGATGAAAACCATGATTTCTTTTCTGGAAATGGTTCTTCTTATGTAATGGGGATTACTGAAGAAACTGAAGACGAAGATTGAGAATTTTAG
- the nrdI gene encoding class Ib ribonucleoside-diphosphate reductase assembly flavoprotein NrdI, translating into MHEDVIRVSNQSVTKPTGEMYVVYFSSTSNNTHRFIQKLNIKNTRIPYDLSEEILVAKDYVLICPTYGGGGNDYKGAVPKQVIKFLNNNQNRQFCRGVIASGNTNFGDTFAVAGPILSKKLQVPLLYQFELLGTPHDVQTIKKILSDFWKE; encoded by the coding sequence ATGCATGAGGATGTTATTAGAGTTTCCAACCAATCAGTTACCAAACCAACGGGTGAAATGTATGTTGTTTATTTTTCCTCAACATCAAATAATACGCACCGCTTTATCCAAAAACTAAATATTAAAAATACACGTATTCCCTATGATTTATCAGAAGAAATCTTAGTTGCGAAAGATTATGTTTTGATTTGCCCCACATATGGGGGTGGTGGCAATGATTATAAAGGAGCAGTTCCTAAACAAGTAATCAAATTTTTAAATAACAACCAAAATCGCCAGTTTTGCCGCGGGGTGATTGCTTCTGGAAATACTAATTTTGGTGACACCTTTGCGGTGGCTGGACCAATTCTTTCCAAAAAATTACAGGTTCCATTATTATACCAATTTGAATTACTAGGAACTCCACATGATGTTCAAACCATCAAAAAAATATTAAGTGATTTTTGAAAGGAATAG
- the rpsO gene encoding 30S ribosomal protein S15, with product MLTKEQKAEIVSKYGRNKNDTGLPEVQIAILTQEINNATEHLQTHKKDITSRRSLLKNVAQRKHLLSYLANKDFERYKAIIEALKIRK from the coding sequence ATGTTGACTAAAGAACAAAAAGCTGAAATTGTATCAAAATACGGCAGAAATAAAAATGATACGGGGCTACCAGAAGTGCAAATTGCAATTCTAACCCAAGAAATTAATAACGCAACAGAACATTTACAAACACATAAAAAAGATATTACTTCACGTCGTAGTTTGTTAAAAAATGTTGCGCAAAGAAAACACTTGTTATCATATTTAGCAAACAAAGATTTTGAACGTTATAAAGCTATTATTGAAGCGTTAAAAATTAGAAAATAA
- a CDS encoding M48 family metallopeptidase encodes MTKTLSYQGKLIKYELTIKKQKNIVLNVNNGKIKISAPSHANDWEIEGLIYRNIKKILTIMDYHDIYRKVAFAPVNHLGYVIVFNNKYPLQLTTKNIHTKIINKELFIMKDYGSYEENLKKLHNFLRQKFTYKFEQLVNKWAKIMQLEYKNLNIKSMTRKWGVCYPQTGKIVLNIKLIHFDPSVIEYVVVHELSHLVHHNHSKSFWHYVKKYLPNYREKIEVLKKQGI; translated from the coding sequence ATGACAAAAACATTATCTTACCAAGGAAAATTAATTAAATATGAATTAACCATTAAAAAACAAAAGAATATTGTGTTAAATGTTAATAATGGCAAGATTAAAATTTCAGCGCCGAGTCACGCGAATGACTGAGAAATTGAAGGATTAATTTATCGCAATATTAAAAAAATTCTTACGATTATGGATTATCATGATATTTATCGGAAAGTTGCCTTTGCGCCTGTTAACCATCTAGGTTATGTAATTGTTTTTAATAACAAATACCCACTTCAATTAACGACCAAAAATATTCATACCAAAATTATTAATAAAGAATTATTTATAATGAAAGATTATGGGAGTTATGAAGAAAACTTAAAAAAACTCCATAATTTTTTACGTCAGAAGTTTACTTATAAATTTGAGCAATTAGTTAATAAGTGAGCTAAAATTATGCAGTTAGAATATAAGAACCTGAACATTAAATCAATGACGAGAAAATGAGGAGTTTGTTATCCACAAACCGGCAAAATTGTGCTAAATATTAAATTAATTCATTTTGATCCAAGTGTTATTGAATATGTTGTGGTTCATGAGCTAAGTCATCTTGTCCACCACAATCATTCAAAATCATTTTGACATTATGTAAAAAAATACTTACCAAATTATCGTGAAAAAATTGAAGTTTTAAAAAAACAAGGAATTTAA
- a CDS encoding ATP-binding cassette domain-containing protein: MVKPMNGVNGKYLYYRLEYLMKSLKIWDSRHRDVNSFSSGMKKRVMIIQGIIHDPEILILDEPEAGLDVENREKIIKYLKALTLRGKTVFFLSHLLNEIKDYIDEFTMVMNGTQYYTGNFKQFNLSNTYFIECKRLDF, translated from the coding sequence TTGGTAAAGCCAATGAATGGGGTTAATGGTAAGTATTTATACTATCGTTTAGAATATTTAATGAAATCACTAAAAATTTGAGATTCTCGTCATAGAGATGTTAATTCTTTTTCTTCAGGTATGAAAAAGCGGGTGATGATTATTCAGGGAATTATCCATGATCCCGAAATTTTAATCTTAGATGAACCTGAAGCGGGATTAGATGTTGAAAACCGGGAAAAAATAATTAAATATTTAAAAGCATTAACATTACGGGGTAAAACAGTCTTCTTTTTATCTCACTTGTTAAATGAAATTAAAGACTATATTGATGAATTTACAATGGTGATGAATGGTACTCAATATTATACTGGTAATTTCAAACAGTTTAACCTTAGTAACACTTACTTTATTGAATGTAAACGTCTGGACTTTTAA
- the nrdE gene encoding class 1b ribonucleoside-diphosphate reductase subunit alpha, whose amino-acid sequence MKTNKVSLLTNNVDNEEYIALNAKSKIFERGKDNFQFDVLAAESYLNHHVLPNLKKFDDIKERITYLVAEQYYDETIINKYQIEEIEKLTTLAKSYHHHFPSFMGALKFFNSYALKTFDNQQYLETYEDRVVMNALFFGDGDFHAAQAILKEMMLGRFQPATPTFLNAGKKQRGEYISCYLLRVEDNMESICRAISTSLQLSKRGGGVALCLTNLREFGAPIKNIANQATGVIPVMKILEDSFSYANQLGQRQGAGAVYLNVHHPDIMLFLDTKRENADEKIRIKSLSLGVVIPDITFELAKNNEKMALFSPYDIQKVYGKPMSDIAITKEYYNMLNNLDIKKTFIDARKLFQTIAELHFESGYPYLLFDDTVNNRNAHPGRIVMSNLCSEIVQVSTPSEYNEDLSFKKMGEDICCNLGSVNIAKMMESGSNFSEAIYQAIKALDHVSRNSNIASAPSIEYGNQKNHAVGLGAMNLHGFLATNHIFYNSPEAVDFTNIFFYVMAYHAFKASNQLAQRVGVFKNFDESKFADGSYFDKYTKCAPDHYQPQTDKVKALFAKYNIIIPTQQDWITLCEQIKSTGMANSHLMAVAPTGSISYLSSCTPSLQPVVAPVEVRKEGKLGRVYVPAYQINFDNMGYYALGAYEVGPNPIIDIAAVAQQHVDQAISLTLFMTDTSTTRDLNKAYIRAFKQGCSSIYYVRVRQEVLADSENYECDACVI is encoded by the coding sequence ATGAAGACAAATAAAGTTTCTCTGTTAACAAATAATGTAGATAATGAAGAATACATTGCTTTGAATGCAAAATCAAAAATATTTGAACGGGGAAAAGATAATTTTCAATTTGACGTGTTAGCGGCTGAAAGTTATTTAAACCACCATGTGTTACCAAATCTTAAAAAATTTGATGATATTAAAGAGCGCATCACCTACTTAGTAGCCGAACAATACTATGATGAAACAATTATTAATAAATATCAAATCGAAGAAATTGAAAAATTAACAACTCTTGCCAAAAGTTATCATCATCACTTTCCTAGTTTTATGGGAGCGTTAAAATTTTTTAACTCCTATGCTTTAAAAACTTTTGATAATCAGCAATATTTAGAAACTTATGAAGATCGGGTGGTAATGAATGCATTATTTTTTGGGGATGGTGATTTTCATGCCGCCCAAGCAATCCTAAAAGAAATGATGTTAGGGCGCTTTCAACCAGCAACTCCGACTTTTTTAAACGCGGGAAAAAAACAACGAGGAGAATACATCTCGTGTTACTTATTAAGAGTTGAAGATAATATGGAATCAATTTGTCGTGCAATTTCAACTTCTTTACAATTATCAAAACGCGGTGGGGGTGTAGCCTTATGTTTAACTAACCTTCGTGAATTTGGAGCACCAATTAAAAATATTGCTAACCAAGCCACGGGGGTTATTCCGGTTATGAAAATTTTGGAAGACTCCTTTTCATATGCTAATCAATTAGGTCAACGTCAAGGAGCTGGTGCAGTATATTTAAATGTTCATCATCCTGATATTATGTTATTTTTAGATACGAAACGAGAAAATGCCGATGAAAAAATTCGAATTAAATCCTTATCATTGGGGGTTGTGATTCCTGACATTACATTTGAATTAGCAAAAAATAATGAAAAAATGGCGTTGTTTAGTCCGTATGATATTCAAAAAGTTTATGGAAAACCGATGAGTGATATTGCCATTACTAAAGAATACTATAATATGTTAAATAATCTGGACATTAAAAAAACCTTTATTGATGCACGAAAATTATTTCAAACAATTGCGGAATTACATTTCGAAAGTGGTTATCCATATTTATTGTTTGACGACACAGTTAATAATCGGAATGCGCATCCTGGCCGAATTGTGATGAGTAACTTATGTAGTGAAATTGTTCAGGTAAGTACTCCGAGTGAATATAATGAAGATCTTAGTTTTAAGAAAATGGGGGAAGACATTTGTTGTAATTTAGGGAGTGTTAATATTGCCAAAATGATGGAAAGTGGAAGCAATTTTTCTGAAGCAATTTATCAAGCAATTAAAGCATTAGACCATGTATCACGTAACAGTAATATTGCAAGTGCTCCTTCAATTGAATATGGTAACCAAAAAAATCATGCGGTTGGTTTGGGAGCAATGAACCTCCATGGTTTTTTAGCAACTAATCATATTTTTTATAATTCTCCCGAAGCAGTTGATTTTACGAATATCTTTTTCTATGTGATGGCCTACCATGCTTTTAAAGCATCAAATCAACTGGCTCAGCGGGTTGGTGTTTTTAAGAACTTTGATGAATCTAAATTTGCCGATGGTTCATATTTTGATAAATATACCAAGTGTGCACCAGATCACTACCAACCTCAAACTGATAAAGTTAAAGCATTATTTGCCAAATATAATATTATAATTCCAACCCAACAAGATTGAATTACGTTATGTGAACAAATTAAAAGCACGGGGATGGCTAACTCTCATTTAATGGCCGTAGCACCAACTGGTTCGATTAGTTATCTATCATCATGTACTCCAAGTTTACAACCTGTGGTTGCTCCCGTTGAAGTTCGCAAGGAAGGAAAATTAGGACGGGTATATGTACCTGCTTACCAAATTAATTTTGATAATATGGGCTATTACGCTTTAGGAGCTTATGAAGTCGGACCAAACCCAATTATTGATATTGCTGCCGTCGCCCAACAGCATGTTGACCAAGCAATTTCATTAACATTATTCATGACCGATACCTCTACGACCCGTGATTTAAATAAAGCATATATTAGAGCTTTTAAACAAGGATGTTCATCAATTTATTATGTCCGTGTCCGCCAAGAAGTATTAGCAGATAGTGAAAATTATGAATGTGACGCTTGTGTAATATAA
- a CDS encoding ATP-binding cassette domain-containing protein translates to MEKQNNLKLPMTNAIMLRDQPVIIVKNFIRKFRKNKIGPFNFVVTQGKLHTILGASGSGKTVLIKSLIGGLKGYKGSIKLLLKEKSWQHCC, encoded by the coding sequence ATGGAGAAACAAAATAATTTAAAACTACCAATGACAAATGCCATTATGCTTAGAGACCAACCAGTAATTATAGTAAAAAATTTTATTCGAAAATTTCGAAAGAATAAAATTGGACCCTTTAATTTTGTTGTAACCCAAGGTAAATTACATACTATTTTGGGCGCTTCTGGGAGTGGGAAAACAGTGCTAATTAAATCCCTTATTGGGGGGTTAAAAGGTTATAAAGGGTCAATTAAATTACTATTGAAGGAAAAAAGCTGGCAGCATTGCTGCTAA
- a CDS encoding ABC transporter permease — MHTSIIIWVLLGLSIALFIGIGLMLFLSSANVESFMVNFQYGVLIFNNIFLLLFILLIVAKIFSQEFSNGTYLLILSKPYSRFTIFLLKYISIWLMIFIFLVINMLATFLVGF; from the coding sequence ATTCATACTTCAATTATTATTTGAGTATTATTAGGATTATCAATAGCATTATTTATTGGAATAGGATTAATGTTATTCTTATCATCGGCTAATGTTGAAAGCTTTATGGTTAATTTTCAGTATGGAGTTTTAATATTTAATAATATATTTTTGCTACTCTTTATTTTATTAATTGTAGCAAAAATATTTAGTCAAGAATTTTCAAACGGTACTTACTTATTAATTTTATCAAAACCATATTCTCGCTTTACTATTTTTCTACTTAAATATATATCAATTTGGCTAATGATTTTTATTTTTTTAGTAATTAATATGTTAGCCACATTTTTAGTTGGTTTTTAA